Part of the Caulobacter sp. SL161 genome is shown below.
GGAGCAGGTCTTCACGCTGTCCCAGTCGCGGGCCCATTTGCGCCGCCACGAAAAGGGACGGCCGCAAGCCTCGCAGATCTTGTCGGGCGTCGTGGCCTTGGGACGCTTGGCGGCTTTCATCACGAACCCTGGATCGGGACTTTTCTGGCGGAGACCTCGTGGGTACGCGGCGCCGACGAGATCGGATGCGCGCGTCCAGCGCTGACGATCCCGCCGGCGTGGGCAGGGGGTCTGAGCGCTGCGGGCGCGCCGCGCGAGAGGACGATTGTCACCGTTGGCCTTGCTGGTCTGGTCGCGGACCGCGTAGGTAGGGGCGAATGACCGACAAGACGCATATTCTCGTCACCGGCGG
Proteins encoded:
- a CDS encoding DUF2256 domain-containing protein; this encodes MKAAKRPKATTPDKICEACGRPFSWRRKWARDWDSVKTCSDRCKGALRAGRTASAT